The Antarcticibacterium sp. 1MA-6-2 genome has a window encoding:
- a CDS encoding SusC/RagA family TonB-linked outer membrane protein, with the protein MDVTNTSRLEFGINGYITNLNTPAYGVNSIFSLATASAPHIIPTQYSNGEWPQLPGTLQSPYMALTQSGVTNSYNNTVRSNLRLTQDLDFFTQGLSVTAMFAFDVNVTNSLSRSRTLQTYIASGRDEEGNLLTEISSPGSNELGFNLSRYGDRRFYVESALNYNRRFGDHDVSGLFLFNQSDYSDATERVGSYKAAIPYRQRNFVGRATYGYKDKYFTEANFSYSGSDNFVAEERYGFFPSVGAGWIVSEENFFKPLKNIVPYFKLRYSYGLSGNAAVNNPNLRFLYLTTIGDSGGYTFGAPGSQRSFTGFNESRIGGNVRWETSYRQNFGIEFGFLDNDLDIIVEIFKENREDILLPDYTIPYISGFTTGNIPYNNVGETENKGIDVTLDYSKNWTNENFFSFRGTFNYNQNLAVNDGLPEWRYPYLNRIGQPISQRFGYIATGLFENEEQIENAAVQAGDVRPGDIRYKDLNGDGVINSNDQSAIGYGSTPRIVYGLSFGGGFKGFDLSLFFQGVGQVDFNYSSGFGTQPFSQGAAYGNMYNRVLDRWTPEDPDPNSFYPRLSTNQDATTNYYTSTWWIKKADYLRLKQAELGYNFTDNNFLDRIAVRKLRLYASGTNLLTISPWDFWDPELGDGTGAVYPNIATYNLGIRVNFQ; encoded by the coding sequence ATTGATGTCACAAATACATCTCGCCTAGAGTTTGGTATTAATGGTTATATAACCAATCTAAACACTCCTGCTTATGGTGTGAATAGTATATTTAGTTTAGCTACAGCTTCTGCTCCTCATATTATACCTACTCAATATAGTAATGGAGAATGGCCGCAATTGCCAGGTACTTTACAAAGTCCATATATGGCTCTCACCCAATCTGGGGTTACTAATAGCTATAACAACACCGTGCGTTCAAATTTGAGATTAACTCAGGACCTTGATTTTTTTACTCAGGGTTTAAGTGTTACTGCAATGTTCGCATTTGATGTTAACGTGACCAACAGTTTAAGCCGTTCCAGAACCCTTCAAACTTATATTGCAAGCGGTAGGGATGAAGAAGGTAATTTACTTACTGAAATTTCCTCTCCTGGATCCAATGAACTTGGGTTTAATTTAAGCCGGTATGGTGACAGAAGGTTTTATGTTGAATCAGCCTTGAACTATAATAGAAGATTTGGTGATCACGATGTTTCCGGATTATTTTTATTTAATCAATCGGACTATAGTGACGCTACGGAAAGAGTTGGTAGCTATAAAGCAGCCATACCTTACCGACAACGGAACTTTGTAGGGAGAGCTACTTATGGGTATAAAGACAAATATTTTACAGAGGCGAATTTCTCCTACTCGGGTTCTGATAATTTCGTAGCAGAAGAAAGATATGGTTTTTTCCCTTCAGTAGGAGCAGGTTGGATAGTTTCAGAAGAAAACTTTTTCAAGCCACTAAAAAATATAGTGCCCTATTTTAAACTGCGTTATTCTTACGGATTGTCAGGTAATGCTGCAGTTAACAATCCGAATTTACGCTTCTTATACCTTACAACTATTGGAGATTCCGGAGGATATACATTCGGTGCTCCCGGTTCTCAACGTTCCTTTACGGGTTTCAATGAATCCAGGATTGGAGGGAATGTTCGTTGGGAGACTTCTTATAGACAAAACTTTGGTATAGAATTCGGTTTCCTGGATAATGATCTTGATATAATCGTGGAAATCTTTAAAGAAAACAGGGAAGATATTTTATTGCCAGATTATACAATCCCTTACATTTCAGGTTTCACAACAGGTAATATTCCCTATAATAATGTTGGAGAAACTGAAAATAAAGGTATTGATGTAACTCTTGATTATAGTAAGAACTGGACAAATGAAAACTTCTTTTCTTTCAGGGGTACCTTTAATTACAACCAAAACCTTGCGGTTAATGACGGCTTACCAGAGTGGAGATATCCTTATTTGAACAGGATAGGTCAACCTATTAGTCAGCGCTTTGGATATATTGCAACAGGTTTATTTGAAAATGAAGAACAAATAGAGAACGCAGCAGTACAAGCAGGAGATGTTCGCCCGGGAGATATTCGATATAAGGATCTAAATGGGGATGGGGTAATAAACAGCAATGACCAGTCTGCCATAGGATACGGTAGCACTCCAAGAATAGTATATGGATTATCTTTTGGTGGAGGATTCAAAGGATTTGATCTCAGCTTATTTTTTCAGGGTGTGGGGCAGGTAGATTTTAATTACTCCAGTGGATTTGGAACACAACCTTTTTCACAAGGAGCTGCTTATGGAAATATGTACAATAGGGTTCTGGACCGCTGGACTCCTGAAGATCCAGATCCAAATTCTTTCTATCCACGCTTGTCTACCAACCAGGATGCAACTACAAATTATTACACAAGCACCTGGTGGATAAAGAAAGCTGATTACCTCAGGTTAAAACAAGCCGAGTTAGGGTATAATTTCACAGATAATAACTTTCTGGACAGAATTGCTGTCAGGAAACTTCGACTTTATGCTAGTGGTACCAACCTATTGACGATATCTCCCTGGGATTTCTGGGATCCGGAATTAGGAGACGGGACTGGTGCCGTATATCCAAATATTGCGACATATAACCTGGGAATACGTGTTAACTTTCAATAA
- a CDS encoding TonB-dependent receptor plug domain-containing protein, with translation MRGIGTFASSPQGPLLVVDGVPDREINNIDPEDIESFTVLKDATATAVYGTRGANGVILINTKSGKIGKATINAEVNSAVTEFTYLPEFLDAPNFMTLYNEALQVRGREPLYTQERIDLHSSGEDPDLYPNVNWYDELFNRFGSNKRVNVNVSGGTEKARYYLSAGYFNEVGQFKRDNIQNFNSTLKLDLVQFHQ, from the coding sequence ATAAGGGGTATTGGCACCTTTGCTTCTAGTCCCCAGGGACCATTATTAGTAGTGGATGGTGTACCAGACAGGGAAATTAATAATATTGACCCGGAAGATATTGAAAGCTTTACGGTATTAAAAGATGCAACTGCAACAGCGGTTTACGGTACCCGCGGTGCCAATGGAGTTATCTTAATTAACACCAAGAGTGGAAAGATAGGTAAAGCAACAATTAATGCAGAAGTCAATAGCGCGGTAACAGAATTCACATACTTACCTGAATTTTTAGATGCTCCTAACTTTATGACACTTTATAATGAAGCTCTGCAGGTACGGGGGAGAGAGCCATTATACACTCAGGAAAGGATTGATTTACACAGTTCTGGAGAAGATCCTGATTTATACCCCAATGTCAATTGGTACGATGAACTGTTTAACAGGTTTGGGAGTAATAAAAGAGTAAATGTAAATGTTAGCGGAGGTACAGAAAAAGCAAGATATTATTTATCTGCTGGATATTTCAACGAAGTAGGTCAGTTCAAACGTGATAACATTCAAAACTTTAATTCTACCCTAAAACTGGACTTAGTTCAATTTCACCAGTAA
- a CDS encoding carboxypeptidase-like regulatory domain-containing protein encodes MKKKLLLFFACLGLPIIALAQQDILITGTVLDLETGIPIPSANVIEKGTSNGVLTDFDGKFTIEVPPGAVLEISYLGYATREIKIEGEAELQIEMEPSHLWSGRSSYRWLRNSEKTKCGRVSINY; translated from the coding sequence ATGAAGAAAAAATTACTCTTATTTTTCGCTTGTTTAGGATTACCCATTATTGCGCTGGCACAGCAGGACATCCTTATAACAGGAACAGTGCTGGACTTAGAAACAGGCATTCCCATTCCCAGTGCGAATGTTATCGAAAAAGGCACTTCTAATGGAGTGCTTACTGATTTTGATGGAAAATTTACTATTGAAGTCCCTCCCGGTGCCGTTTTGGAAATCTCTTATTTAGGTTATGCGACCCGGGAAATCAAAATTGAGGGAGAGGCAGAACTTCAAATTGAGATGGAACCTAGCCACCTCTGGTCTGGAAGAAGTTCTTATCGTTGGTTACGGAACTCAGAAAAAACAAAGTGTGGTAGGGTCTCAATCAACTATTGA
- a CDS encoding SIS domain-containing protein, translating to MATQSIKRSISYTATEIEGQPKLWEKVHELLTSKSEELSNFLSPILQQENLHIILTGAGSSAFIGEAAQGLVQKNTGRNTRAIATTDLVTHPDLYFQQELPTLLISFARSGNSPESLETLRIADNFVKNVYHLIITCNQNGKLLKYALGNAGKSMALLLPKASNDKSLAIVQ from the coding sequence ATGGCAACACAATCCATTAAAAGATCTATATCTTATACGGCCACGGAAATTGAGGGTCAACCAAAACTCTGGGAGAAAGTACATGAATTGCTTACATCAAAATCTGAAGAACTAAGCAATTTTCTGTCTCCTATACTTCAACAAGAAAACCTTCACATCATCCTAACAGGGGCAGGCTCTTCTGCCTTTATTGGCGAAGCTGCACAAGGCCTTGTCCAAAAGAATACGGGTCGCAATACCAGAGCCATTGCCACCACAGATTTGGTGACTCATCCCGATCTTTATTTCCAACAGGAACTTCCCACCTTGCTAATTTCCTTTGCTCGTTCAGGAAACAGTCCGGAAAGTCTGGAAACATTAAGAATAGCAGACAATTTTGTAAAGAACGTCTACCATTTAATAATAACCTGTAACCAAAATGGAAAATTATTAAAATACGCTCTTGGGAATGCTGGTAAATCAATGGCTTTATTACTTCCAAAGGCTTCCAACGATAAAAGCCTGGCGATAGTACAGTAG
- a CDS encoding 1-phosphofructokinase family hexose kinase — MILSVCPNPSIDCYAWLEEIKPGEVNRIERIQEYPGGKGVHIAFAIKELGGKTTLFGTWAGGTGEWIRALSITRGIEILGVSVEGNNRKCYTLRSSNPAHSNTEILEPGPEINYDKWQEFKSLFKKEISNSSLVCLSGSWPKGAPGDAYAQLVKIANENNKKIFLDCSGPQLLEALKSSFFALHINEHEAHQFCGSTNFKVLLEKLDNRVDLVAMTKGKEGLMMWYKGKIYCANVEIENVLSTVGSGDCLTAGISWAYEKGLPPEDMAAYGVACGAANCQNEELGMLRKNDVETLFPKVKLKILENEF; from the coding sequence ATGATATTATCAGTCTGTCCAAATCCATCAATTGATTGCTATGCGTGGCTGGAGGAAATTAAGCCGGGAGAGGTAAACCGAATTGAAAGAATTCAGGAATATCCTGGAGGAAAAGGTGTTCACATAGCTTTTGCAATTAAAGAATTGGGTGGAAAGACTACACTTTTTGGAACCTGGGCAGGAGGAACAGGTGAATGGATAAGAGCCCTTAGCATTACAAGAGGCATTGAAATATTAGGAGTAAGCGTAGAGGGAAATAACCGAAAATGCTACACCTTAAGATCCTCAAACCCTGCTCACAGTAACACTGAAATTTTGGAGCCGGGGCCGGAGATCAACTATGATAAGTGGCAGGAATTCAAAAGCTTGTTTAAAAAGGAAATTTCCAATTCAAGTCTTGTTTGCCTTTCAGGATCATGGCCAAAGGGAGCACCCGGGGATGCATATGCACAGCTTGTAAAGATTGCAAATGAGAATAATAAAAAAATATTCCTCGATTGTAGTGGCCCGCAACTTTTAGAAGCTTTAAAATCATCCTTTTTTGCTCTTCACATTAATGAACACGAAGCACATCAATTTTGCGGCAGTACTAATTTTAAAGTTCTTCTTGAAAAACTTGATAACAGGGTTGATTTAGTAGCGATGACCAAAGGGAAGGAAGGTTTAATGATGTGGTATAAAGGAAAAATATATTGTGCAAATGTTGAGATTGAAAATGTCCTTAGCACAGTTGGAAGTGGAGACTGTCTTACTGCCGGAATTTCCTGGGCATATGAAAAGGGTTTACCTCCTGAAGATATGGCGGCATATGGAGTAGCCTGTGGAGCAGCCAATTGTCAAAATGAAGAATTGGGAATGTTAAGAAAGAATGATGTAGAGACATTATTCCCCAAAGTAAAATTAAAAATATTAGAAAATGAGTTCTAA
- a CDS encoding carbohydrate kinase family protein produces MSSKKLLVVGELNIDLILNGIQGFPKIGTEIVADNMNFTLGSSSAIMASNISALGVDTSFCGMVGIDDFGDFVLRQLKEKGVNTRYINKTNEHSTGITVIMNYDQDRANVTYCGAMNALTINDIPWDDIRSFDHFHFSNYFLQDGIKKDITAVFKKAKDAGLTTSLDLQFDPNGTWDFDYKNCLPFVDVFLPNESEILGLTGKETMDTAITELKPYANIIALKMGENGSRLISKEMDFPSLPFKNKHFKDAIGAGDSFNSGFIARFLEEAPLKNA; encoded by the coding sequence ATGAGTTCTAAAAAACTCCTCGTTGTAGGGGAATTAAATATAGATCTAATATTAAATGGAATTCAGGGTTTTCCAAAAATAGGTACTGAAATCGTTGCCGATAATATGAATTTCACCCTTGGAAGTTCCTCTGCAATTATGGCTTCGAATATTTCAGCATTAGGGGTTGACACTTCTTTTTGTGGAATGGTAGGAATTGATGATTTTGGGGATTTCGTACTGAGACAACTTAAAGAAAAAGGTGTAAATACCAGGTATATAAATAAAACAAATGAACATTCTACAGGTATAACCGTAATTATGAATTACGACCAGGACCGTGCAAATGTTACTTATTGCGGAGCAATGAATGCTCTTACAATAAATGATATTCCATGGGACGATATCAGGAGTTTTGATCATTTCCATTTTTCCAATTACTTCCTTCAGGATGGTATTAAAAAAGATATTACCGCTGTCTTTAAAAAAGCAAAAGATGCAGGTTTAACTACATCATTGGATCTACAATTTGACCCTAATGGCACCTGGGATTTTGATTACAAGAATTGCCTCCCCTTTGTTGATGTTTTCTTACCAAATGAGTCTGAAATACTGGGGTTAACGGGAAAGGAAACAATGGACACTGCTATAACAGAGCTTAAACCCTATGCTAATATAATAGCTTTAAAAATGGGCGAAAATGGAAGTCGTTTAATTAGTAAAGAAATGGACTTTCCATCGCTCCCTTTTAAAAACAAACATTTTAAAGATGCAATTGGAGCAGGCGATTCTTTTAATTCCGGCTTTATTGCCCGGTTCTTAGAAGAAGCCCCCTTGAAGAATGCTTAA
- a CDS encoding class II fructose-bisphosphate aldolase codes for MKIKDKLRQFTSEGRGLLATNFYNLETLHGVLQAAADLNEPLILQLTQSSIDYMGLETAVTLGRTGLKQFGVEGWIHLDHGGSVELAQRCLDAGFDSVMIDGSELSFEENVKITREVVERAKSYGAHVEAELGYVAKLGQSHDQQGFTQPREAHQFVEETGIDALAVAVGTAHGFYKQDPELQLELLEEIARSTSATLVLHGGSGVLKQNN; via the coding sequence ATGAAAATTAAAGATAAGTTACGACAGTTTACTAGTGAGGGAAGAGGTTTATTAGCCACTAACTTCTATAACTTAGAGACTCTACATGGAGTTTTGCAGGCAGCTGCAGATCTAAATGAACCACTAATCCTCCAACTCACACAAAGTTCTATTGATTACATGGGATTAGAAACTGCTGTAACGCTGGGACGGACAGGCTTAAAACAATTTGGTGTTGAAGGATGGATCCATCTGGATCATGGAGGCTCAGTCGAGCTGGCACAAAGATGTCTGGATGCCGGATTTGATTCAGTAATGATAGATGGTAGTGAACTTTCCTTTGAAGAGAATGTTAAGATTACCAGGGAAGTTGTGGAGCGTGCCAAATCTTATGGCGCACATGTGGAAGCTGAATTAGGATATGTGGCAAAACTTGGACAGTCTCACGATCAGCAGGGGTTCACCCAGCCACGGGAGGCTCATCAATTTGTAGAAGAAACGGGAATTGATGCCCTGGCGGTTGCAGTAGGCACGGCACATGGATTTTATAAACAAGACCCGGAGCTACAACTAGAGTTGCTTGAAGAAATAGCCAGATCAACCTCTGCGACCTTAGTTCTTCATGGGGGTTCAGGAGTGCTTAAGCAGAACAATTAA
- a CDS encoding amidohydrolase family protein codes for MISKFIDAHAHLNTTSIEKMELAVKRNAAFLSINTNIPFFESIEDQEKVILELQEKYPGRIQYITSFNFENWGKDNFAQDAITQIKKGLSNGAVGVKIWKDVGFELHDEEGNFVMIDNPVFDPIFQFLVDNDILLIGHQGEPRNCWLPLEEMTVDSDRNYFLEHPEYHMFLQKEYPTYEQQMQARDHMLEKFPTLRYVGLHLFSMEYSIEEVAKRLERYPNTLTDLAERVVHLQLQAKNNREAVREFCIKYQDKIIYGTDVIDDGSLSGIEVADRFEHLWDFHYAFFSTGQKMKAPEFEGEFFGLDLPDEVIEKIFYYNAKKTYNFSI; via the coding sequence ATGATATCTAAATTTATTGATGCACACGCTCATTTGAACACTACTTCGATTGAAAAAATGGAACTGGCGGTAAAAAGAAATGCTGCATTCCTTTCTATAAACACCAACATACCGTTTTTTGAATCTATAGAAGATCAGGAGAAAGTAATATTAGAACTTCAGGAAAAATATCCGGGAAGGATCCAGTACATTACCAGTTTTAATTTTGAGAACTGGGGAAAAGATAATTTTGCACAGGATGCCATTACTCAAATTAAAAAAGGTCTTTCAAATGGAGCGGTAGGTGTAAAAATTTGGAAAGATGTGGGTTTTGAATTGCATGATGAAGAGGGAAATTTTGTGATGATAGATAATCCTGTTTTTGATCCAATTTTTCAATTTTTGGTAGATAATGATATTCTTCTTATCGGCCATCAGGGAGAACCACGAAATTGCTGGCTACCTCTTGAAGAAATGACTGTAGATTCCGATAGAAATTATTTTCTGGAACATCCCGAGTATCATATGTTTCTTCAGAAGGAATATCCAACTTATGAGCAGCAAATGCAGGCAAGAGATCATATGCTGGAAAAATTTCCAACTTTAAGATATGTGGGACTTCACCTGTTTAGCATGGAGTATAGTATCGAGGAAGTGGCGAAGCGTCTCGAAAGGTATCCTAATACTCTTACGGACTTAGCAGAACGAGTGGTTCATCTTCAACTTCAGGCAAAAAATAATAGGGAAGCGGTTCGCGAGTTTTGTATCAAATATCAGGATAAGATCATTTACGGCACAGATGTTATAGATGATGGAAGTCTTTCAGGAATAGAAGTAGCAGACCGATTTGAGCACCTCTGGGATTTTCACTATGCCTTTTTTAGTACCGGGCAAAAAATGAAAGCACCAGAATTTGAAGGTGAATTCTTTGGATTAGATCTTCCGGATGAAGTCATCGAAAAGATTTTTTATTACAATGCAAAAAAGACATATAATTTTTCAATTTAG
- a CDS encoding Gfo/Idh/MocA family protein, with protein MKNNRRDFLRITGLGGLGLVSSNLIGCKTSNEILSATIPTGNQRFNMAGYAAPKIETVRIGFIGLGSRGPGAVSRMSKIEGVEIKAICDLLPKEVDKVSKMLEGTAHKPETYSGGQEVWKEMVDRDDLDLIYIATPWNWHAPMAIYAMEAGKHAATEQPAGKTIDELWQLVETSERTKKHCMMLENVCYGFFELLTLNMARQGFFGEIIHGEGAYIHDLRDLNFSKDGYQDMWRLKENIERNGSLYPSHGLGPICQVMNINRGDQLDYLTSLSSDDFHMGKMAKELAAEDDFYKPFVGQSYRGNMNTTAIKTKKGRSIMVQHDVTSPRPYSRIHLISGTKAFARQYPSEKISTGHDWLSEAEMKAVEEKYTPEIVKKVGDLAKQIGGHGGMDFLMDWRLIDCLRNGLPLDQDVYDAALWSSVTPLSVQSVNNRAQSVDIPDFTRGAWKTNKPIDITLT; from the coding sequence ATGAAAAACAACAGACGAGATTTTCTTCGAATCACAGGACTTGGAGGCCTTGGGCTGGTAAGCAGCAATTTAATTGGCTGTAAGACCAGTAATGAAATTTTAAGTGCCACCATCCCAACGGGAAACCAGCGTTTCAATATGGCAGGATATGCTGCCCCAAAAATTGAGACGGTTCGCATTGGTTTTATTGGCTTAGGTTCCAGAGGGCCTGGTGCAGTTAGCCGGATGAGCAAAATCGAAGGGGTGGAAATAAAAGCTATATGTGATCTTTTACCTAAGGAGGTGGATAAAGTGAGTAAAATGCTTGAAGGCACAGCTCATAAGCCCGAAACTTATTCCGGAGGTCAAGAAGTTTGGAAAGAAATGGTTGATAGAGATGATTTGGACCTTATATACATTGCAACTCCGTGGAATTGGCACGCTCCTATGGCTATTTATGCTATGGAAGCAGGAAAGCATGCCGCTACTGAACAGCCAGCTGGTAAGACTATAGATGAACTTTGGCAATTAGTTGAAACTTCAGAGCGCACAAAGAAGCATTGCATGATGCTCGAAAACGTGTGCTACGGATTTTTTGAGCTTCTTACGCTCAACATGGCACGCCAGGGTTTCTTTGGCGAAATAATTCATGGAGAAGGAGCTTATATTCACGATTTAAGAGATCTTAATTTTAGTAAGGATGGTTACCAGGATATGTGGCGTCTTAAAGAAAATATAGAACGAAATGGAAGTTTGTACCCATCTCACGGGTTAGGTCCTATTTGCCAGGTAATGAATATTAACAGGGGGGACCAACTGGATTATCTCACCTCCCTCTCGAGTGACGATTTTCATATGGGAAAAATGGCTAAAGAACTAGCTGCCGAAGATGACTTTTATAAACCTTTTGTGGGACAAAGTTACCGTGGAAACATGAATACCACTGCCATTAAAACTAAAAAGGGAAGAAGTATTATGGTACAACATGATGTAACCTCGCCACGCCCTTATTCCCGTATTCATCTCATTAGTGGTACTAAAGCTTTCGCCAGACAATATCCATCGGAAAAGATCTCGACGGGCCATGACTGGCTATCTGAAGCCGAAATGAAAGCTGTTGAAGAAAAATATACTCCCGAAATTGTTAAAAAAGTTGGTGACCTGGCTAAACAAATAGGTGGCCACGGAGGAATGGACTTTTTAATGGATTGGAGACTTATTGATTGCCTGCGCAACGGTTTACCATTAGATCAGGACGTATATGATGCCGCTCTATGGAGTTCTGTTACTCCACTATCAGTACAGTCTGTGAATAACAGGGCCCAGTCTGTTGATATACCTGACTTTACACGCGGTGCCTGGAAAACTAATAAACCTATAGACATAACTTTGACTTAG
- a CDS encoding DeoR family transcriptional regulator — MKKAAERRNLILQRLDEEGQIFVTELSDLFKVSEVTIRNDLDKLEKNNLLIRAHGGAFKTSNIALAVSEKKVLT; from the coding sequence ATGAAGAAAGCTGCAGAACGGAGAAACTTAATTTTGCAAAGACTGGATGAAGAGGGTCAAATTTTTGTCACTGAACTTAGTGATTTATTTAAGGTAAGCGAAGTTACCATTCGAAATGACCTGGATAAGCTGGAAAAAAATAACCTCTTGATCAGAGCTCATGGAGGTGCCTTTAAAACCAGTAATATTGCACTCGCGGTGAGTGAAAAAAAAGTATTAACTTAG
- a CDS encoding DeoR/GlpR family DNA-binding transcription regulator yields the protein MEEDDSIILDSGTTTFEISNNLGHFKRLTVISNALDIVNNLSQYSNLQVFMPGGFLKEFSMSLVGPMAERNFRQLNCRKLFLGIDGIKANVGVFTHHMEEAYLNQIMISIAEEVIVVADSSKFAKTGLAFIEGFERVHKIITDANIPEESLRMLEKNNVEVLIAD from the coding sequence ATCGAAGAAGATGATTCAATAATTCTTGATTCCGGAACTACAACTTTTGAGATCTCCAATAACCTTGGCCACTTCAAAAGATTAACGGTAATTAGTAATGCCCTGGATATAGTTAATAACCTTTCTCAGTATAGCAACCTGCAAGTCTTTATGCCGGGAGGATTTTTAAAGGAGTTTTCTATGTCCCTTGTGGGTCCAATGGCAGAAAGAAATTTTAGACAATTAAATTGCAGGAAACTTTTCCTTGGAATTGACGGAATAAAAGCAAACGTTGGAGTTTTCACTCATCATATGGAAGAGGCATATCTTAACCAAATCATGATTTCAATTGCTGAAGAAGTAATAGTTGTGGCTGATTCTTCGAAATTTGCCAAAACTGGTTTGGCTTTTATAGAAGGTTTCGAAAGGGTTCATAAAATTATAACTGATGCTAACATTCCTGAAGAAAGCCTTAGAATGCTTGAAAAAAATAATGTAGAAGTTCTTATTGCAGATTAA
- a CDS encoding nitrilase family protein translates to MSNTKKNLKISTAQFEHQSGNKAYNLSVIEKLAGEAARCGAEAIAFHECSVTGYTFARDCSQNELLAIAEEIPGGDSIMKLIEISAKHNIAILVGLFEKDKENNIYNSYVCVYENRVVAKYRKLHPFINPHLVPGENYCVFELFNWKFGILLCYDNNIVENVRATRLLGAEVIFMPHVTMCTPSTRPGAGFVDPKLWEKRVEDPTSLRIEFEGLKGRRWLMKWLPARAYDNAIYIVFSNPIGMDQDQLKNGCSMILDPFGDILCEARILGNEVITATLSPGKLKEAGGWRYIEARRPELYKSILSQDHTSEQKVAWLSRERDQIKS, encoded by the coding sequence ATGAGCAATACAAAGAAAAATTTAAAAATTTCTACAGCGCAATTTGAACATCAGAGCGGTAATAAAGCTTACAATTTATCAGTAATTGAAAAATTGGCTGGAGAAGCAGCGAGGTGTGGGGCAGAGGCTATTGCTTTTCACGAATGCTCAGTGACGGGATACACTTTCGCCCGCGATTGCTCACAGAATGAGTTACTGGCAATAGCAGAAGAAATACCAGGAGGAGACAGTATAATGAAATTAATTGAAATTTCTGCAAAACATAATATTGCTATTCTGGTAGGCCTTTTTGAAAAAGATAAAGAAAACAATATTTACAATTCCTACGTCTGTGTATATGAGAATAGGGTAGTAGCTAAATACAGGAAACTGCACCCTTTTATAAATCCTCATCTTGTACCTGGAGAGAATTACTGCGTCTTTGAACTTTTCAATTGGAAGTTTGGAATATTATTATGCTACGATAATAATATTGTTGAAAATGTTCGTGCAACAAGACTTTTAGGTGCCGAAGTAATTTTTATGCCTCATGTTACTATGTGTACTCCCTCAACCCGTCCGGGTGCTGGTTTTGTGGATCCTAAATTATGGGAAAAAAGGGTAGAGGATCCTACCTCCCTTAGAATAGAATTCGAAGGATTAAAGGGGAGGAGATGGTTAATGAAGTGGTTACCTGCAAGGGCATACGATAACGCAATATATATTGTTTTCTCCAATCCTATTGGTATGGATCAGGATCAATTAAAAAATGGCTGTTCCATGATTTTAGATCCCTTTGGAGATATTCTTTGCGAAGCGAGGATCTTAGGAAATGAAGTAATAACCGCGACCCTTTCTCCAGGAAAACTTAAAGAAGCCGGAGGATGGAGATATATCGAGGCGAGAAGACCGGAATTGTATAAGAGTATTCTCAGCCAGGATCATACCTCTGAACAAAAGGTGGCGTGGCTTTCACGGGAAAGGGATCAAATTAAGAGCTAA